One genomic segment of Candidatus Marsarchaeota archaeon includes these proteins:
- a CDS encoding phenylalanine--tRNA ligase subunit alpha has translation MEGRDITMLKYIAAHSGAPLDELEQAMKLQKADAQRALDRLEHEGLVNVERRRIVTAKLTEEAQRYVSQFPEEALCRALLSGPKKASEIHDSIALGWAVKNGWARTANGAVELTRAGKGAIGRPYGLRELLARLNDATEGEQDRLAKERRDAFDLLAKRKLITVSESGIVAGISITPAGEASLKRPESAMAGGELGQLTKELLLSKGWKGKAFKSYDVNAPSDTLYPARLHPMHEFLDKVRRIWLDMGFTEVDGPIIESSFWNFDALFSPQDHPTREMQDTFYLSNPKVIDIGDAELMARVKAMHEKGWKGVWEDTIARQAVLRTHATSVSARHIYKYAKYDGDDPLKLVSIGRVFRNESIDYKHLAELHHSDGIIIGKRLSLANLIHTLKEFYAQLGLDVRIKPSYFPFVEPGMEVTYYNEEHGDWIELCGAGVIRKEITDALGNKNTVLAWGPGLDRLMFNELKIGSLTELYSNDVDWLRTRKELGVR, from the coding sequence GTGGAGGGACGCGACATAACGATGCTCAAGTATATAGCCGCGCATAGCGGCGCGCCGCTCGACGAGCTCGAACAGGCCATGAAGCTGCAGAAGGCCGATGCGCAGAGGGCACTTGACAGGCTCGAGCACGAGGGCCTTGTAAATGTTGAGCGCAGGCGCATCGTGACGGCGAAGCTTACTGAGGAAGCCCAAAGATACGTGAGCCAGTTCCCAGAGGAGGCGCTCTGCCGTGCTCTGCTCAGCGGGCCGAAAAAAGCCAGTGAGATACACGACAGCATAGCGCTTGGATGGGCAGTCAAGAATGGATGGGCAAGGACAGCCAACGGTGCTGTGGAGCTCACACGGGCAGGCAAGGGAGCTATAGGCAGGCCGTACGGGCTCAGGGAGCTGCTTGCGAGGCTCAATGATGCTACGGAGGGCGAGCAGGACAGGCTTGCGAAGGAGAGGCGCGATGCGTTCGACCTGCTTGCCAAGAGGAAGCTTATTACGGTAAGCGAAAGCGGGATAGTTGCAGGCATAAGCATAACGCCTGCTGGCGAGGCGTCGCTGAAAAGACCTGAATCTGCAATGGCAGGCGGCGAGCTCGGCCAGCTTACGAAGGAGCTGCTGCTTTCCAAGGGCTGGAAGGGCAAGGCCTTCAAGAGCTACGACGTGAATGCGCCCTCGGATACGCTCTACCCGGCGAGGCTTCACCCGATGCACGAGTTCCTCGACAAGGTGCGCAGGATATGGCTCGACATGGGCTTCACCGAGGTCGATGGGCCAATAATAGAGTCGTCGTTCTGGAACTTCGATGCGTTGTTCTCGCCGCAGGACCATCCAACACGGGAAATGCAGGATACGTTCTACCTGTCGAACCCGAAGGTGATTGACATTGGGGATGCGGAGCTCATGGCCAGGGTCAAGGCCATGCATGAGAAGGGCTGGAAAGGCGTATGGGAAGACACAATAGCGAGGCAGGCGGTGCTCAGGACCCATGCTACGAGCGTGTCCGCCAGGCACATATACAAGTACGCGAAATACGATGGCGACGATCCGCTGAAGCTCGTCTCGATAGGCAGGGTGTTCAGGAACGAGAGCATAGACTACAAGCACCTTGCGGAGCTCCATCACAGCGACGGCATAATAATAGGCAAGAGGCTCAGCCTGGCGAACCTAATACACACGCTGAAGGAGTTCTATGCGCAGCTTGGGCTCGATGTCAGGATCAAGCCTTCATATTTCCCATTCGTCGAGCCTGGCATGGAAGTCACGTACTACAACGAGGAGCACGGAGACTGGATAGAATTGTGCGGAGCCGGCGTGATACGCAAGGAGATAACCGATGCGCTGGGCAACAAGAACACTGTGCTGGCGTGGGGGCCGGGGCTCGACAGGCTAATGTTCAACGAGCTGAAGATAGGTTCGCTTACCGAGCTGTACAGCAATGACGTTGACTGGCTCAGGACTAGGAAGGAACTGGGTGTGCGCTGA
- the pheT gene encoding phenylalanine--tRNA ligase subunit beta, with product MPNITFDSRDIGKAFKEQEFDKLVNGIGMDVEERKNGSVTVAITPNRPDMLSFAGLVRALSLHTGKARPKAYAVAGKPAISIKVTPAVMKVRPFIAAFVVRNIDLGGNALRYVIDFMEKLSDNYGRKRKKLAMGMHDLSSVNGALTYDAARNERFVPLHGSRPMSFEEILKGHAKGEEYGYTISGSANYPFLRDSEKVLSLIPIINSEATKTTARTRDMLIDVTGTDKDAVEGAARMTACMFIDMGADVFPAIIAYPDRKEITPSLKSRRIRVELTNFEETIGVRSTAKSLARLAAREGYIARAVGGTITVDVAPYRTDVFNDQDVIEDLAVAYGYSAIKPIPVRGHSIGKESATNVRDNGIAMLMVGLGFSEAMNYYLSNEKLQFDMMRRKRGAGTITVAKSKTEMITMLRQQVLPELLQNLGNSSHERMPQRLFEIGKVFRLEGGKPVEETHVAFVSEHSKANFAEAKSVVDAIARHLGMKSSYAAHKDGAFVDGRCASFRFGTFGEISPEVLEGFGIEEPVVAGELVLSL from the coding sequence ATGCCTAATATAACATTCGATTCGAGAGACATAGGGAAAGCCTTCAAGGAGCAGGAGTTTGACAAGCTTGTCAACGGCATAGGCATGGATGTCGAGGAGCGGAAGAACGGCAGCGTGACCGTCGCGATAACGCCGAACAGGCCAGACATGCTATCGTTCGCGGGCCTCGTGAGGGCGCTGAGCCTGCATACGGGCAAGGCAAGGCCGAAGGCCTATGCAGTCGCGGGGAAGCCCGCAATCAGCATAAAGGTCACGCCGGCAGTGATGAAGGTCAGGCCCTTTATAGCAGCGTTTGTCGTCAGGAACATAGACCTGGGCGGGAACGCGCTCAGGTACGTTATAGACTTCATGGAGAAGCTGAGCGACAACTACGGCAGGAAGCGCAAGAAGCTCGCGATGGGCATGCATGATTTGAGTTCGGTGAACGGCGCATTGACTTACGATGCAGCGCGCAACGAGCGCTTTGTGCCTTTGCACGGCAGCAGGCCGATGAGCTTCGAGGAGATACTGAAGGGGCATGCAAAGGGGGAGGAGTACGGCTACACGATAAGTGGAAGCGCGAACTACCCGTTCCTGAGGGATTCGGAGAAGGTGCTCTCGCTTATACCAATAATAAACTCAGAAGCCACCAAGACCACTGCGCGCACGCGGGACATGCTGATAGACGTGACCGGCACCGACAAAGATGCGGTCGAGGGCGCTGCGCGCATGACGGCATGCATGTTCATAGACATGGGCGCCGATGTGTTCCCTGCCATCATAGCGTATCCCGACAGGAAAGAGATCACGCCCTCACTGAAATCCAGGCGCATTAGGGTAGAGCTAACGAATTTCGAAGAGACGATAGGCGTGCGCTCCACGGCAAAGAGTCTTGCAAGGCTCGCTGCGCGGGAAGGCTACATCGCAAGGGCTGTCGGCGGTACTATAACGGTCGACGTCGCGCCGTACCGCACCGACGTGTTCAACGACCAGGACGTCATAGAGGACCTCGCGGTAGCTTATGGCTACTCCGCGATAAAGCCGATCCCGGTCAGGGGGCATTCCATAGGCAAGGAGAGCGCCACGAACGTGCGCGATAACGGCATCGCGATGCTTATGGTGGGCCTTGGATTCTCAGAAGCGATGAACTATTACTTGTCGAACGAGAAGCTGCAGTTCGACATGATGCGCAGGAAGCGCGGCGCTGGCACGATAACCGTTGCCAAATCGAAGACCGAAATGATAACGATGCTGAGGCAGCAGGTGCTGCCGGAGCTGCTGCAGAATCTCGGTAATTCTTCGCACGAAAGGATGCCGCAGAGGCTTTTCGAGATAGGCAAGGTGTTCAGGCTCGAAGGAGGTAAGCCTGTAGAGGAGACGCACGTGGCATTTGTCAGCGAGCACTCAAAGGCCAACTTTGCAGAGGCGAAGAGCGTTGTCGATGCGATTGCAAGGCATCTCGGCATGAAAAGCAGTTACGCGGCGCACAAGGACGGCGCATTCGTCGACGGCAGGTGCGCATCATTCAGATTCGGTACGTTCGGTGAGATAAGCCCTGAGGTGCTGGAGGGCTTTGGGATAGAGGAACCTGTAGTGGCTGGAGAATTAGTGCTTAGCCTGTAG